Proteins co-encoded in one Arachis stenosperma cultivar V10309 chromosome 7, arast.V10309.gnm1.PFL2, whole genome shotgun sequence genomic window:
- the LOC130940442 gene encoding transcription factor bHLH143-like has protein sequence MGEDCGTWMPQLHFDWQSPNLNSYAGKQNGISAAVNSGINNMATRNETMPTYASSALPDLQLGHSNAPPHGWFYCLPRFRQGFTPNPVPNLNAEEKLHSGCVKTFREETKPDGESGFHQKQFLVIDQSGDKTTLIYRSRLGSPVECLASWNSKLHGSNNLNNVNEPPFGRDLNHVVGPTLDGKVDDENRGMDTESEMHEDTEEINALLYSDSEGYSTEDDEVTSTGHSPSTMTSHHNQEPIRETAEEVASSAGKTKKRKLYEENHADEQVMDTASSLNLNRPLNLGDDAESRCSCGSNSQGLNDEIRSLLGNKKMRKEKIQEVLSILQCIIPSGKDKELVELLDEAIGSLKSLKMKARALGLDA, from the coding sequence ATGGGAGAAGACTGCGGAACATGGATGCCGCAGCTGCATTTCGATTGGCAGTCACCCAATTTGAATTCTTATGCGGGGAAGCAAAATGGCATATCTGCTGCCGTGAACTCAGGCATCAATAACATGGCCACGAGGAATGAGACAATGCCAACATATGCATCCTCTGCACTACCGGATTTGCAGTTAGGACATTCTAATGCACCACCTCATGGTTGGTTTTATTGTTTGCCTCGCTTCCGACAGGGTTTTACACCTAACCCTGTCCCAAACTTAAATGCCGAAGAAAAACTCCATTCGGGCTGTGTCAAAACTTTCAGGGAGGAAACTAAACCTGACGGTGAATCTGGTTTCCATCAGAAGCAATTCCTGGTCATCGACCAATCAGGTGACAAAACAACCCTTATTTATCGCTCACGGCTTGGGAGTCCTGTCGAGTGCCTTGCTTCTTGGAATTCAAAACTGCATGGTTCTAATAACTTGAACAATGTGAATGAGCCGCCTTTTGGAAGAGATTTGAACCATGTGGTTGGACCAACTTTAGACGGTAAAGTTGATGATGAAAATCGGGGAATGGACACTGAAAGTGAGATGCATGAAGATACAGAAGAAATCAATGCACTACTTTACTCTGATAGCGAAGGTTACTCCACCGAGGATGATGAAGTTACTAGCACTGGCCATTCACCGAGTACAATGACCAGTCATCATAACCAGGAACCAATTAGGGAAACTGCAGAAGAAGTTGCTAGTTCTGCTGGAAAAACAAAGAAGCGGAAGCTGTACGAAGAAAATCATGCGGATGAGCAAGTTATGGATACAGCAAGTTCTCTGAATCTGAACAGACCCTTAAACTTGGGAGACGATGCAGAATCAAGATGCTCCTGTGGCAGCAACAGTCAAGGGTTAAATGACGAAATAAGGTCCTTGTTAGGCAACAAGAAGATGAGGAAGGAGAAGATACAAGAGGTTCTGAGCATTCTGCAGTGCATAATTCCCAGTGGGAAGGACAAGGAACTTGTCGAGCTTCTTGACGAAGCCATAGGATCCTTGAAATCCTTGAAGATGAAGGCCAGAGCTCTCGGACTCGATGCCTAA